The Ziziphus jujuba cultivar Dongzao chromosome 1, ASM3175591v1 genome segment TATAAACAGTTAAACATATCTTGTAGCGCTATAAACCCAAAATCTAtacatattcataaaaaaactgTTGGATATTTTATGTGAATTAGTCATAATCATGTAATTCATTTACAGGGCTTATTTATATCAGTAATGAAACtggtttattattgaattttttagtaAAGTCCTTGGCCACACACTTTCTGTAATATTTCAGTTAGCCTATTGGACTGAAAGATTTATTCTCTCTATAAGCTCAATTGACTTAttccctattttattattattattattatattattattcttttattattttattattattattattattttactaattattttgtatatatatatatatatatataaataaacaagttAGGAATAAGTCGTGTGTAATAATACAATTCATAACAATTGAGATTAGAGTTTTGAGGTATCTATGATATCTATTTGGTGAAAACCTGAGGAGAAAAAGTTAAAGAGTAGTGTATCCATTAGGCATTACTTTTATTACTACTGTGTTCTATTTTGTAAGTAGATTCTGATAAATCAATTGCTGCACTTAAAGGTTAGTAATTCAATTAAATAcagtttttataattatgtgtGTAAAGATCTTGGGATTACACTGATATGGTTGATGCAAAGTAAATTGTTCATATATGATAGCACTAACAAACAACAGATTTTGGGGCAGGACTTGAGACCATAGTCAGGGAAAGTGAGACAGACAGGTTGCCGATGAATTTCATCCAGAATATGCAGAACATAGATTATGCAATACTGAAAAATTCACACAAAcattcaaaatgaaataaataaatgacaatCAGTTAGATGGGCTTCAAATCTGaaacaaatcaatttaattgAGACCAATGAGGAACTGAAAACTGTTGTGTTGAAGGCCTTcatgaaaaaattaagaattaaaaagGATATAATTCATAGTgtttttttagttatattttaatttcctttagGAAGTTATTTAAGGACGTATCTATGCAAAGAAGTAGGTCAGAGATGGGAGTTGTACACATTGTATATATTGCGTTTTAAGGTCAAAATACATGCAGGTCAATAGTGTCTTGTACCTTGAAAGACATGActtccttcaaaaaaaaaatttacaatatcaaataaaaaacctGAAAccgttagagagagagagagagagagagagagagagaagttccAAAGTTGTGAATGGTCACATGAGATATGAATTATGGAACTCAAGAAATTTTGAGTTATAATTCAAGGAAAGAAAgaactttgtaattttttttctttctaatatcTTCTCAGCATAATATTACCACAAGTAATATAAAAAGATATACATATAGCAACACCAGGAAAGTAAAGCATCCAAGAAGGGAAACAATTTACCACAAACAAAGCTTCAGCAAGCATGACAATTCTTGATATACTTGCACGAGTAGTGGACTCTTCAGTCATCAAGAACGACTCGCATGAGCATGAACCATCAGGGTGAAAACCTGATGGACAAAAAGCATTCCGTCGACTGCTCTCATCAAGGCCACCTCGAAGTCTTCCCAGACCTGCAAGGAATTATGCACATATGGTTCATAAAAACTATCCAGGGGCATAAAGTACAAATTACAACTTTTACTGATTAAACTTCCTATCAACAACATCCATGATCTAACTAAATTAacataatacaacaagaaaataTTCCAAGAAAGCATAGTTTTCTGGTTCAATATTCATAATTCCATTGCTAACTTTGAATTCTCTGGTTATCTTTTTAAGAAAGAGTTGGATGCTCATGTTTCTCTAGACCACCTTCTTCTTTGTCAAGAACTCCAGATGAAAAACCAATGCCGTGTTCGTTGGCTTCACGAGGGGAACAGAAATTCAGCTTTTCACCAGGCTCTGATTCGTTTTAGGAAGGTTAATAAGTCGATGGTTAGCATGTCCACTAATGGGGAGGTTACTTCAGGTCCCACTCTCATCCATTAGCATGTTATTGATTATTATCAAGATCTTATTTTTGGCCTCTTCTAGCTCAGTTTCTTTGGATCATGATTTAATCTCTAAGATTATTCCGTGTTTGGTTACTGAAGTGGAGAATGATTCTTTGATTGTTGTTCCTTCTCCCGAGGAAATTAGATCTGCTATTTTTGGCTTAAATCCATCTAGCACTCCTGGTCCGGATTGATTTCCAAATGTCTTTTCATCAGAAATGTTAGGACATTATTGGTGAACATGTCATTTCAGCAgtgcaatttttcttttctccagGTTTCATCCAGCTTGTTTTGAACTCGAAGTTCATGGTGTTATTACTGAAGGTAGAAAATGCtaacaaaattgacaaatttcgTTCTGAATTATGAATTTCTACTTCACATAATTCAGAGAAAAGATGATTATAATTTGTTAATGGGCCTTTTTATAATCCCGTTTGCATACCACATTAAAGTTCCAAATGCATATTGTTAAATAGACAGCTAAGCATATAAAGCAGTTTACTGAAGTTAATGCTTCTGTTGAttggaaacaaagaaaacacattcggagtttttttttttttttttttcaattgaaaacGAATATATGACACTAAAATATTGATCCACCAATATCTCATTCGCTAAAATTTTTCTACAAAAATACTACAAAACCGCATCACGAGAAAAGATGCTACAAGATGCAGATTTCAGAAATTCAGAtacaaatgaatttttaaacatacatattagatagaaagagaaggaaaaaattattactatttacaTTAATATGTACAACTCTGTCAAATAGAAGGTATCTCAGAGTTGGATACAGAACACTCCGAGGAACCATCACGAACATCTCCTCGACAAAGTGGACATACTCTGAAAGAGCAGAGAGAGTAAAGAGTAAGAGGAATTGATCACACAATGTTACAAGGATTATCAGTATAAATCATAGGGAAAGAAacactaataaataaatgaatgaaagcAGCGATGACGGTACCCATGTATCTCTTTAAGCCACTTATCCACACATGACATGTGATACTCGTGGCTGCAAGGAAGAACTCGAATTTTGTCCCCATCCTCATACTCGGCAAGGCAAATATAACACCTGTCAAAACCAAACTTAGTATGGtcataaataaaagtaaaacaaataattttacagTAACTAAAATCAATATAATAAGATATCTAAAGTTACATGCAACACATAAGAAAAACACACCGCTATACTGAcaacaccaacaacaacaacaacaaaaaacccaaaaaaaaaaaaaaaaatactaggaATCACCTATCAGCAACATACTTGGAGCCCACCTCCACAGACCAACAACACAGGTATGGGAACATGTAACTTAATTCAAATTTGCTAATGTGTTTGTGTTATCTGGATATAAACATTTATGCACGCTTCCTAACAGCTTACTATTTTAACATGTAATCAAAGTCTTAATGTTTATTTTCCTATGTTAAAATCTTGTAACTTTCTTATCTATTATTGCTTATTCTATGAACATAATGCCACCGTTCTTTTCCATTTTCCAGTTATTGGAAGGGTATTAACATGAGGTGGAGCGTCGGTGTGTGTTCATATCATCTTGTTCTATTTAATTAGGTCCActtactaattatatttttagcaaCTTTAACAAATTTATGAGAATTCAACTGGTTCAACTTACTCTTTAACATCATCACCAGCCTCAGCTGCATCAACCTTCTTGTGACTCTTGAGTGGAAATGAGTCAACAACAGATTCTGGGGCAGGACTTGAGACCATAGACAGGGAAAGTGAGACAGGTTGGCGATGAATTTCATCCAGAACCTGCAGAACATAGATTATGCAATACTAAAAAATTCACACAAACATTCAAAGATTCCATAactttataatgaaataaataaatagcaataAGTTAGATGGGGTTCAAATCTGAAACAAATCAATTCAGTTGAGACCAATGAGGAAGTGAAGACTGTTGTGTTGAAAGGCCTCcatcaaaaaattaagaaggATATGATTATAatttcatagttttttttttttttttcccagttaTATTGTAATTTCCCTTAGGAAGTTATTTAAGGACTTATCAATGCAAAGAAGTAGGTCAGAGATGGGATTTGTATACATTGGGTTGTAGTTGTATATATTGCGTTTTATAAGGTCAAAATACATGCAGGTCAAAAGTGTCTTCGAGTAATTTGAAAGACATGACttccttcaaaaaaattttagatatcaaatGAAAAACCTGAAActgttagagagagagagagagagagagagagagagagagagaggttccaAAATTGTGAATAGTCACATGAGATATGAATTATGGAActcaaaaaattttaagttataATTCCAGGAAAGAAAgaacttgtaattttttttctttctaatatcTTCTCAGAATAATATTAtcacaaataatacaaaaagatATCGATACGGCAATACCAGGAAAATAAAGCATCCAAGAAGGGAAACAATTTACCTCAAATAAAGCTTCAGCAAGCATGACAATTCTTGATATACTTGCACGAGTAGTGGACTCTTCAGTCATCAAGAATGACTCACATGAGCATGTACCATCAGGATGAAGACCTGATGGACAAAAAGCATTCCGTCGACTGCTCTCATCAAGGCCACCGCGAAGTCTTTCCCAGACCTGCAAGGAATTATGCACATATGTTTCATAAAAAACTATGCAGGAGGCATAAAGTACAAATTACAACTTTAACTGATTAAACTTCCAATCAACAACATCCATGGTCTAACTTAATTAACATAATACAACAGGAACATATTCCATGAAAGCATAATTTTCTAAAGTAGATTGACTAATAAATGAAAGACAAGCAAAAATTTCTCAATTTTGTAGATAATCACCTCAGATATTGAGTGCCTTCGTCTTTCAGTCAAATTTGGAATTCTACTTCCCAAACGTCCAGAATCAGCTATATTCCCATCATCAAAAAAGTCACCACTCAAACCAACTAGCCATCTCTCATGAGATCCTATGTCCTCAGCATCATCCGTTGAGAAAACAATGGTTGGAGAATCAATAAGCCTTCTAGAACTGCGTCTTGAAAATGCATCCCAAAACAATCTTCTACTATTCCTTCTGGCCTCATGATTGTTTGCATCAGGATTGCTATTAGGGAAAATGTTCGAAGAAATACTAACAACATCCACATGAAGTACACCACCGTCGACACGGCCTCGTTCCCTATTGGACACAAGGATTCCTAATTCTGAAGGTATTGCCTCTTGAAGAGGTTCATTTTCTAGCGATGGTAAATTTACCGGTGCATTGGAAACATGAACAGAATTAGTGTCAGAATCAGAGACTGCCATCACTTCGGACATGTGATTCTCAACAGGTGCTCCATCAGAACATAAATTGTCAAGTCCCTGAGAATTTGAACTGCTTGGATGCAAAACCTCGGAACAGGTCTTAGATACAACACTGTGGATCGTGTTTTCAACACCATTAACAGAACCTATGTTAGCCAAATCATTTGTAGAGACTTGGGCTGAAGATTCTTGCTCTTTAAACAAAGAAGTAGATGCAGCACTACTATCCCTACCAGAGCCAGCATGTTGATAATCAGCACTTACCTGATGAGGAGACATTAGCTCCTTACATTCAGACAAGAATACTTCATGGTTACTTGTTTCAACGTTTCTTAAACCACCTTCAAAAGAAGCATCCCCAACAGCTGCTAAAGTGCTTTCAGATCTGGAATCAACTTCAGTACTGGGGGTGGTAAATACTGTTTCCGTTCCGGTGAACAATGGAGATTCCAGTCCAGGGTCCTGAATTTCATGGATGTCTGAAGCACAACGATCTGCAGATTTAACCAGACACTCAGCTGGATGATTTTCCATCTACAGGAAAGGAAATTCAGCAATTCAGGCTCTACTTTAAGATCTAAAACTAACTAGGacaaaattcatgttaaaagtACTAGAACTGGAGAATTTAAGTAAAGTTTACGATgttgaaaatattattcataaaattataattaggcATTCATTTTTTTCATGATTACTCAAGTCTAGTTGCCTGAAACGAAGGCTGAGTGTAGTCTTGCCGGTGGTCTACCTTCTGTTTTTTTCCTACTTACTTATATTCATGTTAAAAATATAGCCATACAACACTTCCATACATAGATTAACAGATATGCACCTGTAAAGCACCTTGAAACATGGCAGGAAACACTGACTGACTAGTACAACCATGGCACTCCGAGACCaccttaataataaaattgttatgATCTTATTATGcatagaaatatataaaaagagctAATCTCTAGGAAATTTATTTAAGATGTCTCTTGCTTAAATTTAGTTTCCAAATTCAACTAGGATATTGTTGTAACTGTcttatgcatatttatatatagtctGTACCAGGAATACTTATAGAAGTCAATTAATAGaaattgaattttctccatttcgTTTGTCATGGTATCAGAACCTAGTTAAATCTTAGGTATCTATCACTTGTTTTTACATCTTCTATCTTTCAAAGGCCCTCTGTGTAATCATGTTGGGAGGAGTGGGGCAGAATCATTCAGAAACAATTCTCCAAAGCCTCAGCAGTTGATTGAACAAGCTGTTCATGAAATTCCATCACTTCAAATAACAATACACAGGCTGAATGGGCAGAATTATTTGCAGTAGTCACAATCCATCAAGTGTTTGCTTATATAGGAGAGAAGAGAGCAGGAGGAATGTGATGATGGGAAGACAAGAAGTCTACCAGTCAGGGGAAAATTGTGCTATGAATTCAGCAATGTCAGAGAATGTCTTGATAAGTGGACAAAAAGCTTCCAAGATGGGGGAAGAAAGGAATGATAAAGTTTGGTCTGACTATTGCAACAAGCCGAAGCACACTAGGGAAACATGTTGGAAGCTTCATGGCAAGCCTGCAAATCTGAAGAACACAGAGTTTTCCAACAGAACTAATCGTGCTCTTCAGACAGCAAGTGATGGACAACAACCAGCTGAATTTGAAGGTGCAGATTCACAACCATTCATGAAGTAACAATTAGCAGACATATTCACAAAAGGACTACCAAAACAGGCATTTAAGTCTTCAACTATCAAGCTGGGTTTGATAACATCTTTGAACCAGCTGGGCTTGATCTGTCTGTTTTTCAAAGTTTTTCCATATATCTGAAGTGTCCAACAGCCATATCCATATCAGCGTCCAAGTTTCTGACATGGGTATGGTGGAACAAAGTGAAGGGTCCAAGTAACATAGCTAAAAATTTAGTGATTATATTGCTTTCCTTCAACTCAAAAGTAAAACAGGTAAAGTTATGTTGCCATTGCCCCTAAATAAAATGCATAGGCAAACAAGAATCTCCCAAAGCAAACTTCATCGAGAGTAAATACACAAGAACTTCCTAATCGTTTATATTACAGATTTACAGTAACTAGCAGCCAGGCTCAACTTCAGGGGTGAAAAAATTCAGCATCACCAAAGGCATAACAattccaaaattcaatattaatgGACCAAAATAAGTACACATTATACTAAAAAGACATAATAAAATTGTAGACAAATCCTTAGGCAGGTAAGAGACTAATACAATGagcaaataatttaaatacaaagCGTGTCAATCTATAACCAACACTAATCAACTGATTCACTTCTAGGCTAAAAGGGAGATGTCTATTTCACTGTTTCCCAGTCGAGTCTGCAATCAGTATCTTCAAGACTTCAACCAAGCAACTCACCTAGATACTACTTTCAGTGTCGAGGCTGGTTTCCAGCTTAAGAAGAGATGGCGGTAAAACTAGGATTACCAAGCTTTGTAGACCTTGTCTTGAGATTCAAATAACCAATATGAATCATTAAAGCAGCATTCTATAGAGGTCTTTTGGCCATTCATTAATGAggccaaattttttattactgAATACTAAAAGCCAAGTGCAAAAGATTAAAAGCATAAATTGGGGCTAAATTCTTAAGCATTCAAGATTGCATATACCAAACTATAACCATTTTACTTCATTCATGCTTCATGTAACCAATCCTAAAAATGTATAGAGCAAACAAAATGGTAGAGCCCGCCTCAACTTTCTAAACCACGACCACATAACCACATAACCACATAACATAATTACttccataattaatttaattaatatatgtctCGAATATATAGAACAAAACAAACTAACAAGAAATGAAAGATAACATGACAATCGAGAAACTACCAGTTAAGAGGCCGATCTTCTACACCAGTTTTCCAAATCCTCCAAATACCACATGAAACTAAAAAATTTTCCCTTTCAATTCAAATTGATGAAGCATAtccccaaaaagaaaaggaaaaaaaaaaaaaaaaaaaagaaggtcgaaatttcattaaaaatttttggtatttttttcttttaaaaattataaaaataaaaaaaaattagatatggGACCGACTTTTAgcaataaatgattaaaacccAAATCatctaaaagttaaaaaataagaattctGGATCCATATTGATCAAAAGGATGAAAAATACGAAATGGGTATTGATAAATTGACTCAGGTAAAAGTTAGAAACAACGCAACGGAGATGATAGTACCTCATGGGTAGCGCGAGAAGCGGAGCCACCACCACCACAGATGGGAGAGGGGATAGTGGAGCGGTTGGTGTTGCGGTTGGTTCGGGGGCGAGAAATCCGCGACCCCATTCGACTACAGCTCGAACCCatttgtgagagagagagagagagagagagagagagagagagagagagagactcagAAGGAGAGGCTGagagatgaagatgaagatgaagaagaagatgatgatgataatggaaGCATACCAACTCAAAAATGAGCTTCTTtctgtctttctttctttctttttctttcaaattcaattatttttgtGAACTTTCGTGTCTTTGGGGTTAgagactttttattcttttattttttttaaatattccttgtctctctcttttttctatttttacccTTCTgagttttcttgtttcttttcttattttctatttattttaaaattttataataaggaCAAGGCGAAAGGGTTAAATAAtaactatataataatatatgttcagcccaaaaaaaaaaaaaaaactatataataatatatatcaaaataaatacatatcacATGTTTTCTTCTGGACATTTTCGTAATTACATTAGAACACtgaggttttctttttttttttctttcctttcaatattcttttcttccaagaaggtaaaaaaaaaaaataaagtgttGATGATTAGAAAAATGTTAGTATAAAAACTTGGAAACTCATGGAGTTGTTAAAAGGGTTTTGTTTGTTGTGCTAAAGAAACAATGACTTTCCttgatattaataaataatcattttatCCCTGTTTACATgaataccattaaaaaaaaaaaaaaaggtaaataaataataaatcataattaacATAAAGAGCattcatatttttcttgtttgttttgcttataaGCAAGCTAGTAGGTTTAAAGATTTCTTTACTTGATGGGTTTACCAGATAGGTATTGAACAACACCCTAAAATCCCAATTCTCTTTcagcaacccaaaaaaaaaaaaatcctaaaatgtTAATTCTCATGATCAAATTGGGCTAAAATTTTGACCGCTTAATTTTGggatcttttattttaaatcgcAAGCTTTATGAAGCAATGCTAATCCAACATTATGCCTTTTTGTTCTTGCAGGACGGTTTCGTGTAAATTTACTATTTCCTAGGATAATGACCTCAAATTTTAATCCCTAAACTCcaatatcacaaaaataaatgcAGATAACCTTTGTGTCGCTCTGAGTTGAGAGAGGTAGGACACCTTCTGGGCTAAACTGTTTACATTTTATGGGCTTGAATCCTTCTGGGCTAAactgtttatttttcaatgggcTTACATCACACTTGGGCCTTGAGTAAGCTTTCTTTTGGTGGAGTTACACACTTGGGCCTTGAGTATGCTTGCTTTTTTACAGTGCACTTTTATGGGCCCAAGCTTATCTCACAGGCAGCTTTCCTAGTTGGTGAGGGAAGCTTCTTCATTcctatagaaaaaaataaaaataaattaaagccaTTAAATTGCTTgtgtgtttattattattattatttaattttaaagcaAGGAACAATCTAACCCAAAATCATAGtatataaaaacattaaagACATTAGATtcagttgatttttattttatttttaatgaaaaatgatTCAGGTTTTTGTTGAAGCATCGTtcatttttccattaaaaataacaaaaaatccGAATCtaatggttttaattttttatactttgATTTTGAGTTAGATTATTCCtagctttaaatttttatttttttttaaatatatatatgtatatatatatatataaatgcaaaagTATAAGGACTTCGAAGAAACACTAGGAATTCAGGATACATGTGGTTACAAGTGATTACAAATTTGCAGCATAATTAATCAGAAATTAATATGAAAAGAAGGACAGCAATTCCAAAATGAAGGATCAGTTGTTAGTATTTATTTCTAGAGATGTCCATGAATTGTAGGTATATAGTCAAAACATTCAGTCAAAACCtaccaaaaaacaataaaaaaaaaaaaaaaaaaaccaacatatataatatctatgGGTTTGACTTGCAGATGAAGCAAATGTACAATTAACCATTAGTTGAATCACCAAGTAATGCATATGCAGCATCATTTAATTCAAGGACTTTCCTCGCTCTCTTCTCCACAAAGTCCAACAGAAAGAAGGATTTCCATCTAACATAtcagagagaaaataaaatacagaACACAAGGAGAAAGAAAACCACAGAGAGTTAACAGAGAAACAAGATGCCGAATCCTCCACCAAAGGAGCACCCGCACCACCCGCATCACCCGCCGGGCCATGCAGAGCCGCCGCCACCGGGTCCTCGACATCCTGAACCTCAGCCTCCTCCTCCAAAAGCTGATCCTCCTCCTCCAGGTCACCATGCACCTCCACCTCATGAACCACACAAGCCACATGATCCTCCTCACCACCACCACCCATGAATCTAAATATTGCTTTCacacatatgtgtatatatttatacatatatgtgtgtaaTAAGTACCTTTGTGTGTTGTACTAGCTAGcgagaatatatatatctatatggcTTGTCTTTGTATCGCTGTACTATTTGTCCTTAATTAATATTAGTTTGGATGCATAAATAAACATACATATGTATGCATAATTACCAACTTGCTAAGGTAATATATGTATAATGAGCAGCATGTTATCATATGCATAAAGTATCTTTGATTTGGCTTAGTCATTAAAGTATGCAAATTTTGCAGCTGTTGTTGATAAATTTTGCAgctattgttgatttttttttttttttttttttaaaccttaacTGACCCctctatatgtttattttttgttctaaaatttGTACATATACATCTAAAGTCTGAATCCTAGAGGAAATTAATGACTAtccaaattatgaaaatttagtaGGTCTATAATCAGTTatcttgctatatatatatatatatatatatatatatatgttgcccccctcataattttaaaattttaattgtattGTGAAACTAAtttctaactttattaattttatatatgaatttcactATAATTGGACGACaatgaaatagaaaaattagGATTATATTAAAACtgtaaacaattaaatatatatcaaacatagcattgtaaatttaaaatctacatatatgcatatattatattttgattataataTACTAATCTTTTAAATGCAATCCttgaattaatataaaaaattttaacctCTAAAATAGATAACAAAATGACAAGAGCAATGCCTATAGACACACTGCTCATATACGTTTTAACATTTCTCTCTCAAGTTATCACCAAACAAGTATTATAGATGCTTAAAAATCATAATCTCTATTATATGTTTCGTATTAGTTTTACTAATGACTTATTCCTTAGtttataattaatcaaataataataataataattaatatataatgaatataagaacaataataataataataataataataataataataataatatagaaaataaactaATCGGATTTTTAGAGAGAACATGTTCTTAAAttcaatgaattaattaaaatattacagaaAATATATGACTaaagattttatttgaaaatgtcaATACATAAACCAGttatacaaataaaacaaaccttataaataaattacactATTATAGTTAGATCATAcaaaatatctaataaaaattttatatattatccaTGGAAACTTTAGCCTCCAACATTAATTCTGATGGTGAAGTGATGGGTTCGATACTTTAACAACTTCGAACCCATTTTAGATCTTGCACTGGAAATTTAATTGGATCATTCAGACTTTAATTTAtactttttcctcttcttttcattttgaaaaCGAGGAAGAAGGAATCATTTTCACAAAAATCTATATCActtgacttttatttttattttttttaaaaaggttaaaaatatataattgtcattaaaaaaaaatatatatatatatatatatatatatcactttttctttttcgtttttcagTTCTTtctatccaaacaaaaaaattgtggaagcacttttaatttcaacttttttctGCAGCACCTTTAACAGCCTCAAATGCACCGACAGCCACACCTAGTCATCATCTTGATCCATCTCAAATGAATTTGACACAATGACATACTGTAACTGATCCAAACCTAACatataaccattttttttgtctttttttcttttttttttttcaaccaattGCAATTAATTGCTTTTGCTATTTGTTTTCAAAGTGACAGATCACTGACTAGCACATAACCCAGTATCATGCTATCCCAAAGTATATGATACAAAGTATAAACTGTGCTGGAAATTCATTTGTCACTGTTCATTAACAATTCTATGTTCTCGCCCCTACCacatctttaaaaataaatttttttttttttttcctttttgttgaatagatatataaatgaaaacacATACCATCAAGACTTAGATTATATGGATCTCTCATTCAATGATATTTATCTTTTTGGTTTcagcaaaaaatatatgtatatatttatgtttttggttttgtatttttcttttttttttcttttttttttttttgagagatacatatgaatgataaacaaCCATGTACTAtgatacaaaagaaaaatgtctATCAAAATCAGTTTTATTTCATACACAGTTTGTTTTCtatgtaatatttttagtttttattttttaaatgtaagtCTTCAAGTCTATGTCTAAAGGCAAGTAA includes the following:
- the LOC107427610 gene encoding uncharacterized protein LOC107427610 isoform X2; translated protein: MENHPAECLVKSADRCASDIHEIQDPGLESPLFTGTETVFTTPSTEVDSRSESTLAAVGDASFEGGLRNVETSNHEVFLSECKELMSPHQVSADYQHAGSGRDSSAASTSLFKEQESSAQVSTNDLANIGSVNGVENTIHSVVSKTCSEVLHPSSSNSQGLDNLCSDGAPVENHMSEVMAVSDSDTNSVHVSNAPVNLPSLENEPLQEAIPSELGILVSNRERGRVDGGVLHVDVVSISSNIFPNSNPDANNHEARRNSRRLFWDAFSRRSSRRLIDSPTIVFSTDDAEDIGSHERWLVGLSGDFFDDGNIADSGRLGSRIPNLTERRRHSISEVWERLRGGLDESSRRNAFCPSGLHPDGTCSCESFLMTEESTTRASISRIVMLAEALFEVLDEIHRQPVSLSLSMVSSPAPESVVDSFPLKSHKKVDAAEAGDDVKECYICLAEYEDGDKIRVLPCSHEYHMSCVDKWLKEIHGVCPLCRGDVRDGSSECSVSNSEIPSI
- the LOC107427610 gene encoding uncharacterized protein LOC107427610 isoform X1, producing the protein MGSSCSRMGSRISRPRTNRNTNRSTIPSPICGGGGSASRATHEMENHPAECLVKSADRCASDIHEIQDPGLESPLFTGTETVFTTPSTEVDSRSESTLAAVGDASFEGGLRNVETSNHEVFLSECKELMSPHQVSADYQHAGSGRDSSAASTSLFKEQESSAQVSTNDLANIGSVNGVENTIHSVVSKTCSEVLHPSSSNSQGLDNLCSDGAPVENHMSEVMAVSDSDTNSVHVSNAPVNLPSLENEPLQEAIPSELGILVSNRERGRVDGGVLHVDVVSISSNIFPNSNPDANNHEARRNSRRLFWDAFSRRSSRRLIDSPTIVFSTDDAEDIGSHERWLVGLSGDFFDDGNIADSGRLGSRIPNLTERRRHSISEVWERLRGGLDESSRRNAFCPSGLHPDGTCSCESFLMTEESTTRASISRIVMLAEALFEVLDEIHRQPVSLSLSMVSSPAPESVVDSFPLKSHKKVDAAEAGDDVKECYICLAEYEDGDKIRVLPCSHEYHMSCVDKWLKEIHGVCPLCRGDVRDGSSECSVSNSEIPSI
- the LOC112490494 gene encoding receptor homology region, transmembrane domain- and RING domain-containing protein 2-like, which produces MSIQLFLKKITREFKVSNGIMNIEPENYAFLEYFLVVLCLGRLRGGLDESSRRNAFCPSGFHPDGSCSCESFLMTEESTTRASISRIVMLAEALFVYCIIYVLHILDEIHRQPVCLTFPDYGLNTDIVDSFPPKSHKKVDAAEASDDVKECYICLAEYKDGDKIRVLPCHHEYHMSCVDKWLKEIHGVCPLCRGDVHDGSLECSVSNSEMPFVLTKLFVAFM